A genomic window from Leptospiraceae bacterium includes:
- a CDS encoding ADP-ribosylglycohydrolase family protein: MIGAILGDILGSTYEWRNTKTETFPLFPPETRFTDDTVMTIATSYALLQQKSYRETYQNFYHRYPNAGYGSRFSEWAQNKEANAYGSYGNGSAMRVSPVAYAFRTETEVLSEAERSAGVSHNHPEGIKGAKAIALATFYARNGKSKDFIQKEIEKRFGYNLQDSISNIRKTYHFDVSCQGSVPEAIISFLESTDYESAIRKAISLGGDSDTIACMCGSIASAYYGEIPDLILSKGISYLDSYLKEQVKQFAKQYPVLKNNSDLIKLLSK; the protein is encoded by the coding sequence ATGATAGGAGCCATACTCGGAGACATATTAGGTTCTACTTATGAGTGGAGAAACACAAAAACGGAAACCTTTCCGCTATTCCCTCCTGAAACCAGGTTCACTGATGATACGGTCATGACTATTGCTACATCTTATGCCCTACTACAACAGAAATCTTACAGGGAAACGTATCAAAATTTTTATCATAGATATCCGAATGCCGGTTACGGAAGCCGGTTCTCAGAATGGGCACAAAATAAAGAAGCCAATGCCTATGGAAGCTATGGAAATGGTTCTGCGATGCGAGTAAGCCCCGTAGCCTATGCTTTCCGGACAGAAACCGAAGTTTTATCCGAAGCTGAACGTTCTGCCGGTGTAAGCCATAATCACCCGGAAGGTATTAAGGGAGCAAAAGCTATTGCTTTAGCCACTTTTTATGCCAGAAATGGAAAATCTAAAGACTTCATTCAAAAGGAAATAGAAAAAAGATTTGGATATAATTTACAGGATAGTATTTCTAATATACGAAAAACTTACCATTTCGATGTAAGCTGTCAGGGCTCGGTGCCGGAAGCCATTATTAGTTTTTTAGAAAGTACGGATTACGAATCTGCCATCAGAAAGGCGATTTCCCTCGGAGGCGACAGCGACACAATTGCTTGCATGTGTGGTTCTATAGCCTCGGCCTATTACGGAGAAATACCCGATTTGATCCTCAGTAAGGGAATCTCTTATCTGGATTCTTATTTAAAAGAACAGGTCAAACAATTTGCAAAGCAATACCCTGTTCTTAAAAATAATTCGGATTTAATTAAATTATTATCGAAATAA
- a CDS encoding thioredoxin family protein, whose product MKFLRTLLVFLFVSTLPVMAYSDDAFRLSQDNITIKPGGEVELKLDVYLPKNQHLYIKPASSMSFNIPTSFKIKDQGFAVEVVEYPNGEKKEDDFVLKGRGSTKAGTYTLKIFETEGKAAGSKTYALKLEIKTQWCDSKTNVCFRPNKIVKKLSAKITGSKDTAMRFGASAERSGINWVTSYNSAFQQAKQSGQNVFVVITAPTWCGYCKMLERDVFAKDSVHSVLNSKFVALRILDSNPDKSKFNFRGYPTMMVANSSGQILTQSIPRREDSFLTALKKYETSGGGNGGSEDNKPLSGESYNYSIKVNGTFKRTADGQWIETKETTGEKVSYKEVRRDSNYIVIQNVSTKTFLALPVRSSKGFIYENGKWKPYLDFSK is encoded by the coding sequence ATGAAATTTTTGCGAACCCTTTTAGTATTTCTTTTCGTATCGACTTTGCCTGTGATGGCCTATTCAGATGATGCGTTTCGCTTGAGTCAGGATAATATTACCATTAAACCCGGTGGGGAAGTTGAATTAAAGCTGGATGTATATCTTCCCAAGAACCAGCACCTATATATTAAACCAGCCAGCTCTATGAGTTTTAATATCCCCACTTCTTTTAAAATTAAAGATCAGGGATTTGCCGTTGAGGTAGTAGAGTATCCGAATGGTGAAAAAAAGGAAGACGATTTTGTCCTGAAAGGCAGAGGAAGTACTAAAGCCGGTACTTATACTTTAAAAATTTTTGAAACGGAGGGAAAGGCTGCCGGTTCTAAGACTTATGCCCTTAAGTTGGAGATAAAGACCCAATGGTGTGATAGCAAAACCAATGTTTGTTTTCGACCTAACAAAATTGTTAAAAAGCTCAGTGCTAAAATTACCGGATCTAAAGATACGGCTATGCGATTCGGAGCTAGTGCTGAAAGAAGTGGTATTAATTGGGTAACCTCCTACAATTCTGCTTTTCAACAGGCGAAGCAGTCCGGTCAAAATGTGTTTGTGGTAATTACAGCTCCAACCTGGTGCGGATACTGTAAAATGCTGGAAAGAGATGTATTTGCCAAAGACTCAGTTCACTCGGTTTTAAATAGTAAATTTGTAGCTTTAAGAATATTAGATTCTAATCCGGATAAAAGTAAATTCAATTTTCGTGGATATCCAACCATGATGGTAGCCAATTCGAGTGGCCAAATACTCACTCAGAGTATTCCTCGTAGAGAAGATAGTTTTCTGACAGCTTTGAAAAAATATGAGACTTCCGGTGGAGGGAACGGAGGATCCGAAGATAACAAACCTCTTTCTGGTGAATCCTATAATTATTCTATCAAGGTAAATGGAACTTTTAAACGCACAGCAGACGGCCAATGGATAGAAACAAAAGAAACTACAGGGGAAAAAGTTTCTTATAAAGAAGTTCGAAGAGACTCAAACTACATAGTAATTCAGAATGTAAGCACAAAAACATTTCTGGCTTTACCTGTTCGTTCTTCAAAAGGTTTCATTTATGAAAATGGAAAATGGAAACCTTATTTAGATTTCTCTAAATAA
- a CDS encoding SpoIIE family protein phosphatase, with the protein MRNIFHLSILFLVSFTFTNCSESNKNLHWIEANWEYRIDNQEYKKVENPSSLSVYFPERKGEIWLRSKFRIDTKSYKLLSIGLGKIMWADEVYINGNFVGNTGKFPPQPWNAWNTNRIYPLDKSMFNEEENILLIRMYVESDGMIDKQFVIGERSEVENEFYFNSFLRKDVNLYIALLFTLLSAYHLVIYLKRKKEVPSLYYALFSFTYALYSSNFFSDSLHVLGISYVNYQKFILMVTFISAFTLTKFLTTFFEKENSKGLKRIFIFGMLLPIVLGLVQPNYVWLRKVYSISLFFLFPVIAYIIYLIIWAVKNKRKGAVPILYGFIPTIIFIIHDNILAVFFPLNIKYYLTGLGFPAFISSIMFILASRTAETQNITEDLNAKLEEWNATLEEKVKERTLEVTKKMQEIEELKIQQDGDYFLTSLIEKPLATNYNKSKQVRSEFLIQQKKKFVFRNRQSEIGGDICITGNLRFFTEKNRYIMFFNGDAMGKSMQGAGGAIVLGTSLNNIMRRSAKDNRILKISPEKWIENTYYELNAMFSTFNGSMMISGVLGLINEFTGEMYYFNAEHPWTVLYRDGKADFIETELSLRKLGSESEFSFAVKKFQLQAGDILIAASDGRDDLDIGIEHKEINEDESLFLSIVEEAKTDLNEIVRHLKSKGKLTDDLSILKIEYKENDSEPLSQEFLWMKILDYMKNKNYGDAIYYLEKYLSLDKKNSLAFFYLSVCIKVYDQYEKAIEYGKIAYELDEYLFKNLINLSDAYRLKGYIEEARFFYEKARNLDPTHIQVIKLSKFF; encoded by the coding sequence ATGAGAAATATCTTTCATCTATCCATTCTCTTTTTAGTATCCTTCACTTTTACTAATTGTTCTGAATCCAATAAAAATTTACATTGGATAGAAGCAAATTGGGAGTACCGCATTGATAATCAAGAATATAAGAAAGTTGAAAATCCCTCTTCATTATCCGTTTATTTTCCAGAAAGAAAAGGAGAGATCTGGCTGCGTTCTAAATTTCGCATAGATACAAAATCATATAAACTTTTATCAATAGGCTTGGGTAAAATAATGTGGGCAGATGAAGTTTATATAAATGGGAATTTTGTAGGAAATACAGGTAAATTTCCTCCTCAACCCTGGAATGCCTGGAACACGAATCGAATTTATCCACTGGATAAGTCTATGTTCAATGAAGAAGAAAACATCTTACTTATCAGGATGTACGTAGAAAGTGATGGAATGATAGATAAGCAATTTGTCATCGGTGAACGAAGTGAAGTAGAAAATGAATTCTATTTTAATAGTTTTCTTAGAAAAGATGTGAATCTATACATAGCACTATTGTTTACCCTATTATCGGCATATCACCTGGTTATCTATTTGAAGCGTAAAAAAGAAGTTCCAAGTTTGTATTATGCACTTTTTTCTTTTACCTATGCACTATATTCCAGCAATTTCTTTTCTGATTCTTTACATGTTCTGGGTATTTCCTATGTAAATTACCAGAAATTTATTTTAATGGTAACCTTTATCTCTGCCTTTACTTTAACAAAATTTTTAACTACTTTTTTTGAAAAAGAAAATAGTAAAGGTCTAAAACGAATCTTTATTTTCGGAATGCTTTTACCTATTGTCCTGGGTTTAGTTCAACCCAATTATGTCTGGCTTCGAAAGGTGTATTCTATCAGTCTCTTCTTTCTATTCCCTGTTATTGCTTATATAATTTATCTCATCATCTGGGCTGTAAAAAATAAAAGGAAAGGAGCAGTCCCCATTCTCTATGGTTTTATACCCACCATCATCTTTATTATTCATGACAACATATTAGCCGTATTCTTCCCTTTAAATATTAAATATTATTTAACCGGTCTTGGCTTTCCTGCATTTATCAGTAGCATTATGTTTATCCTGGCTTCCCGTACAGCAGAAACGCAGAATATTACAGAAGATTTAAATGCTAAATTAGAAGAATGGAATGCAACCCTCGAAGAGAAGGTAAAAGAAAGAACTCTTGAAGTAACAAAAAAAATGCAGGAAATAGAAGAACTTAAAATTCAACAGGATGGAGATTATTTTTTAACTTCTCTAATAGAAAAACCACTGGCTACCAATTACAACAAATCAAAGCAGGTTCGTTCTGAATTTCTAATCCAACAAAAAAAGAAGTTTGTATTTAGAAACCGACAGTCCGAAATCGGAGGTGATATTTGTATTACAGGTAATCTGCGTTTCTTCACAGAAAAAAACCGCTATATTATGTTTTTCAATGGGGATGCAATGGGAAAATCTATGCAGGGTGCCGGCGGAGCCATAGTTCTCGGTACCTCTTTAAATAATATTATGAGGCGCTCAGCCAAAGATAATCGTATTTTAAAAATTAGTCCCGAAAAATGGATAGAGAATACTTATTACGAATTGAATGCTATGTTTTCTACTTTTAATGGCTCAATGATGATATCAGGAGTTTTAGGTTTAATTAATGAATTTACAGGAGAAATGTATTATTTCAATGCAGAGCATCCCTGGACAGTACTTTATCGGGATGGAAAAGCTGATTTTATCGAAACCGAATTATCACTAAGAAAATTAGGTTCTGAATCTGAATTTTCCTTTGCTGTTAAAAAGTTTCAACTTCAGGCAGGCGATATTTTAATTGCTGCTTCCGATGGTAGAGACGATTTAGATATAGGTATTGAACATAAAGAAATAAATGAAGATGAATCACTCTTCTTAAGCATTGTGGAGGAAGCTAAAACAGATCTAAATGAAATCGTAAGACATTTAAAATCAAAAGGCAAGCTCACCGATGATTTATCTATATTAAAGATAGAATACAAAGAAAATGACTCAGAGCCATTAAGCCAGGAATTTCTCTGGATGAAGATTCTGGACTATATGAAAAATAAAAATTATGGTGATGCTATCTACTACCTCGAAAAGTATCTTTCTCTTGATAAAAAGAATTCGCTGGCTTTTTTCTACCTTTCTGTTTGTATAAAGGTCTATGATCAATATGAAAAAGCTATTGAATATGGAAAAATAGCTTATGAGCTTGATGAGTATCTATTTAAAAACCTAATCAACCTTTCCGATGCCTACCGATTAAAAGGATATATAGAAGAAGCAAGATTTTTCTATGAAAAAGCAAGAAACCTGGATCCAACACACATACAGGTAATAAAGCTTTCAAAGTTTTTTTAA
- a CDS encoding SH3 domain-containing protein — protein sequence MRIKVIIVFSLFMLGFVRLMSESLSGRITANSGLTLRERPGKEYPKVSIIPWDAQVEVLDTSGPIEIIKGKKSPWFKLSYQGKEGWAFGYYITTFPNQKSSLEEDFRIRLYSAWLKLGESKNHCSDTFDYFPDGGMRIFYCHIKEFMDYEFLSRYLTIPIFKSGPHSRFALNLNATHDFGHYNPEFVLHIRKLFLPALKNPFFLRMSTSIYNQYIKKLAETFEVTYKVLESNPSYKKGELDAYTSHLQTSPGANFDYEKYYYFLSKTKYANVYDGNVVKTCVAFWLRRNLDGTASEFYEGLRELMNLYNAGIKTKN from the coding sequence ATGAGAATAAAAGTAATTATAGTATTCAGCCTATTTATGCTTGGTTTTGTTCGGTTAATGTCAGAATCTCTTTCCGGAAGGATTACGGCAAATTCCGGGTTAACATTACGAGAAAGGCCGGGAAAAGAGTATCCCAAAGTTTCAATCATTCCCTGGGATGCACAGGTCGAAGTGCTGGATACATCCGGTCCGATAGAAATTATCAAAGGGAAAAAGTCCCCCTGGTTTAAACTTTCTTATCAGGGGAAGGAAGGTTGGGCTTTTGGATACTACATCACCACATTTCCCAATCAAAAAAGTTCCCTTGAAGAGGATTTTCGAATCAGACTATATTCGGCCTGGTTAAAATTAGGGGAGTCTAAAAATCATTGTTCGGATACATTTGATTATTTTCCGGATGGAGGAATGAGGATATTTTATTGTCATATAAAAGAGTTTATGGATTATGAATTTTTAAGTAGATATCTTACTATTCCTATTTTTAAAAGTGGTCCTCACTCCAGGTTTGCTCTTAATCTAAATGCTACCCATGATTTCGGACATTATAATCCTGAATTTGTTTTGCATATTCGAAAGCTCTTTCTTCCTGCCTTAAAAAATCCTTTTTTTCTAAGGATGAGTACAAGTATATATAACCAATATATAAAAAAATTAGCGGAAACTTTTGAAGTCACCTATAAGGTTTTAGAATCGAATCCAAGTTATAAGAAAGGCGAGTTAGATGCCTATACCTCTCATTTACAAACCAGTCCCGGTGCTAATTTTGACTATGAGAAATATTATTATTTTCTGTCTAAAACAAAATATGCAAATGTTTACGATGGGAATGTAGTTAAAACCTGTGTGGCATTTTGGTTAAGGAGAAATTTGGATGGAACTGCTTCGGAATTTTATGAAGGGCTTCGGGAATTAATGAATCTATATAATGCTGGTATAAAAACTAAAAATTAA
- a CDS encoding FecR domain-containing protein: MEDKNIITISYSFKRLQREALRVNIAVGIIIILFTIILIIDFNRRLDVGDREVIGKVTYIQKDNYRRMGGRVVWEEIEKTANIYNYDVIKTSDYSSVTVIMNDKSEINIGENSMIVFKKGSGEINLDFVQGNFNVNTKKADQSAKNKIRVKSGNVELNVDDANISLDKSKTADVRFDVKEGKVELSKDGNKQIINQNELLTVKGEKLFKIKKNVKYQNPKNLSVFYTSEETKSIPFNWETNEESKQTYILEIKNTESIKEKDYKIQVNSSNYSVSLKPGKYVWKVYSEDDPNKAFAPAQSFHIIQNSASEIYIPEDKREFTYTRNLPEILFSWKKIDFIDYYKLEVSKDANFSSILRSIKTKNTSTILNNLETGTYYYRLISKLELDGATEKISGLKSFSIKKIFSISPPLLVSPENNYTYYYNEFKFALVLIWKYNSEYSSYRVLVSKDKNFQNIVFQTKTSSESIDIRDELKDGVYYWKVIGSWKEEDKNTDSEIRSIQIQKILPGSIKLTSPVNGSTFNPGNLTFKWEEISEDSLKYILELGREKNFKNIVYSRECIQTSCSVDMKSGNYFWRVKGLTKSGKTFITQQPFSLQIKALKLPEIIFPQNKGKVDMLNRDSLSISWKNEKEYSAYSISLIRLSDNSSIYENSNFRGNTLTISDITRLKTGDYIFKIQGKLTETNTYSDTSNTTFRIYLSKTIEKDKIEFITPEDVYLE, from the coding sequence ATGGAGGATAAAAATATAATAACCATTAGCTATTCCTTTAAAAGACTCCAAAGGGAAGCTCTACGTGTTAATATAGCTGTAGGAATCATTATCATTCTTTTCACAATTATCTTAATCATTGATTTTAATCGTCGACTGGATGTAGGAGATAGAGAAGTAATTGGAAAAGTTACCTATATTCAAAAAGATAATTACAGAAGAATGGGTGGAAGGGTTGTCTGGGAAGAAATAGAGAAAACTGCTAATATTTATAATTATGATGTAATCAAAACCTCTGATTATTCGAGTGTAACCGTTATCATGAATGATAAATCCGAAATCAATATCGGAGAAAATTCCATGATTGTTTTTAAAAAAGGCAGTGGAGAAATCAACCTTGATTTTGTGCAGGGTAACTTTAACGTAAATACAAAAAAAGCAGATCAATCTGCCAAGAACAAAATCCGGGTTAAATCCGGTAATGTTGAACTAAATGTAGATGATGCCAATATCAGTCTTGATAAGTCCAAGACTGCTGATGTTCGCTTCGATGTAAAAGAAGGAAAGGTGGAACTTTCCAAAGACGGGAATAAACAAATTATCAATCAAAATGAACTATTAACGGTTAAGGGAGAAAAGCTTTTCAAGATTAAGAAAAATGTAAAATATCAAAATCCCAAGAATTTAAGTGTCTTTTATACTTCGGAAGAAACAAAGTCCATTCCATTTAACTGGGAGACAAATGAAGAAAGTAAACAAACTTATATATTAGAGATAAAAAACACAGAAAGTATTAAAGAAAAAGATTACAAGATTCAAGTTAATTCTTCCAACTATTCGGTTTCTCTAAAACCCGGAAAATATGTATGGAAAGTATATTCCGAAGATGACCCCAATAAAGCCTTCGCACCGGCTCAATCTTTCCATATTATACAAAATAGTGCCAGTGAAATATATATTCCGGAGGATAAGAGAGAATTCACTTATACAAGGAATCTTCCGGAAATTCTTTTTTCCTGGAAGAAAATTGACTTTATTGATTACTATAAGCTGGAGGTCAGTAAAGATGCAAATTTTAGCTCTATCTTACGTTCCATTAAAACAAAAAATACAAGTACAATTTTAAATAATCTTGAAACCGGAACCTACTACTACCGCCTTATAAGCAAACTTGAACTCGATGGGGCCACAGAGAAAATTTCAGGGCTTAAAAGTTTTTCTATTAAAAAAATCTTCAGTATCTCTCCCCCCCTACTCGTCAGTCCGGAAAATAATTACACCTATTACTACAATGAATTTAAATTCGCCCTGGTTCTTATATGGAAGTACAACTCTGAATATAGTTCCTACAGGGTACTGGTATCAAAAGATAAAAACTTTCAGAACATCGTCTTTCAAACCAAAACAAGTTCTGAATCTATTGATATAAGAGATGAATTAAAAGATGGAGTATACTACTGGAAGGTAATCGGTTCCTGGAAAGAAGAAGATAAAAATACAGATTCAGAAATTCGAAGCATACAGATTCAAAAAATATTACCGGGTAGTATTAAGCTAACAAGTCCTGTTAATGGAAGTACTTTTAACCCCGGAAATCTTACATTCAAATGGGAAGAGATCAGTGAAGATAGTTTAAAATATATCCTTGAATTGGGAAGAGAGAAAAACTTTAAAAATATTGTCTATTCCAGAGAGTGTATCCAAACATCCTGTTCTGTTGATATGAAAAGTGGAAACTACTTTTGGAGGGTAAAAGGTCTCACAAAATCAGGAAAAACTTTCATTACACAACAGCCCTTCTCCTTACAAATAAAAGCTTTAAAACTCCCGGAAATAATCTTTCCTCAAAATAAGGGTAAAGTTGATATGCTAAATCGCGATTCTCTTAGTATTTCCTGGAAAAATGAAAAAGAATACTCTGCCTATTCTATTAGTTTAATACGTTTGAGTGATAACAGTAGTATTTATGAGAATTCTAATTTCCGGGGAAACACCCTGACAATAAGTGACATTACACGTTTAAAAACAGGAGATTATATTTTTAAAATTCAGGGCAAGCTTACTGAAACAAATACATATTCTGATACGTCTAATACAACATTCAGAATCTATCTTTCAAAAACAATAGAAAAGGATAAAATTGAATTCATAACGCCGGAAGACGTATATCTTGAATAG
- a CDS encoding GGDEF domain-containing protein, which yields MNVYRFFIKYPFRVLFPLILIFFTISIELIKTIYNVNKEFNSLEYTKVQSIRTSMDILQYSYNSSLKNEDNYNILRDIIASLSTDNYIKLLLLSDEKEYIFLSSKRKYEGYHLKELIHKYKFDFLSRYHDNFNKVRTTKVPFIKIEKDFILFVYPINIPERKISSLRPLNSDLILMHYDLVELKKETLYSTLMESLGSGTINIIAVMMIISFFYFLYGRRIKELIHATETLGTGNFDIGSYFRLEGQDELTSIGKAFKEMAIKIKSLAYYDFLTGAINRFSFEKEVDQFIEYTSIPFALFYIDLDGFKDVNDSLGHAIGDKLLLEVAIRIRLLIKRNALISRIGGDEFCILIKREMSESEITNFCKDLISEISEPFSIENNRIYLEASVGVACFPAHGKNFDTLLRNADTAMYQAKKDRKIPYVIFTSTLYEKAERRFHMLNALRKAIIAEEFQLVYQPVIDLTTKKMIAVEALIRWKSEIFGDVSPMEFIPLLEESFSMKKVGEWVLYEASSQAKIWENIGKPLHVNVNVSVQQLLDRDFYDSLLSILGKVSLHPSRLTLEITESEAMAEPQKIIKVLKRIGSLGISIAIDDFGTGYSSLSYLRNMPINFLKIDKSFVMYLEDNSKDLAIVKMIIGLAKNLNLQIVAEGVETIQIVNTLNSLDCNLGQGFYFSKPIKPDKIMELYDVSHF from the coding sequence ATGAATGTTTACCGTTTTTTTATAAAATATCCATTTCGGGTATTATTTCCTTTAATACTCATTTTTTTTACAATATCAATCGAGCTAATAAAAACTATATATAATGTAAACAAAGAGTTTAATTCTTTAGAATATACTAAAGTTCAATCCATACGAACCAGTATGGATATTCTTCAATATAGCTATAATTCATCGCTTAAAAATGAAGATAATTATAACATCCTGCGGGATATTATTGCCAGCCTTTCGACTGATAATTATATAAAACTTCTCTTACTATCTGATGAAAAAGAATATATTTTTCTTTCATCAAAAAGAAAATACGAAGGCTATCATTTAAAAGAGTTAATACACAAATATAAGTTTGACTTCTTATCCAGGTATCATGATAATTTTAATAAGGTTCGAACAACTAAAGTTCCATTCATAAAAATAGAAAAAGATTTTATTCTCTTTGTCTATCCCATAAACATACCGGAAAGAAAGATTTCTTCCCTAAGACCCTTAAATTCAGATTTAATCCTGATGCACTATGATCTGGTAGAATTGAAGAAAGAAACATTATACTCTACCCTCATGGAATCACTGGGCTCCGGTACTATCAACATCATTGCTGTTATGATGATTATATCTTTCTTCTATTTCCTTTACGGAAGGAGAATAAAAGAACTGATCCATGCTACAGAAACTTTAGGAACCGGTAATTTTGATATTGGAAGTTATTTCCGCCTCGAAGGACAGGATGAGCTTACATCCATTGGTAAAGCTTTTAAAGAAATGGCCATTAAAATTAAAAGTCTGGCTTATTATGATTTTTTAACCGGTGCAATTAATCGTTTTTCATTTGAAAAAGAAGTCGATCAATTTATTGAATATACATCCATCCCCTTTGCACTTTTTTATATTGATCTGGATGGATTCAAAGATGTCAATGATTCTCTGGGACATGCCATTGGAGATAAACTATTACTGGAAGTAGCCATTCGTATACGTTTATTAATTAAACGTAATGCCCTCATTTCTAGAATCGGAGGAGACGAATTTTGCATATTGATAAAAAGAGAAATGTCGGAAAGTGAAATAACAAACTTCTGTAAAGATTTGATTTCAGAAATTTCAGAACCTTTTTCTATCGAAAACAACCGAATTTATTTAGAGGCGAGTGTCGGAGTTGCTTGCTTTCCTGCTCATGGAAAAAATTTTGATACTCTATTAAGAAATGCTGATACAGCTATGTATCAGGCAAAAAAAGATAGAAAAATACCTTATGTCATATTTACCAGCACTCTATATGAGAAGGCAGAAAGACGATTTCATATGCTGAATGCTCTCCGAAAGGCGATTATTGCTGAAGAGTTTCAACTGGTTTACCAACCGGTTATTGATTTGACTACTAAAAAAATGATAGCTGTAGAAGCTTTAATACGCTGGAAAAGCGAAATTTTCGGTGATGTAAGCCCTATGGAGTTCATTCCTTTATTAGAAGAAAGCTTTTCAATGAAAAAAGTAGGAGAATGGGTACTATATGAAGCAAGCTCTCAGGCTAAAATTTGGGAAAACATAGGGAAACCTTTACATGTTAATGTAAATGTATCAGTGCAACAGTTATTAGATAGAGACTTTTATGATTCCTTACTCAGCATACTCGGAAAAGTTTCTTTGCATCCTTCCAGATTAACTCTTGAAATAACAGAAAGCGAAGCGATGGCAGAACCACAAAAAATTATTAAAGTTTTAAAAAGAATTGGCTCTCTCGGAATTAGCATTGCTATCGATGATTTTGGAACCGGCTATTCTTCTTTAAGCTATCTTAGAAATATGCCCATTAATTTTTTAAAAATCGACAAATCCTTTGTGATGTATTTGGAAGACAATAGTAAAGATCTGGCAATTGTAAAAATGATTATCGGTCTGGCTAAAAACCTTAATCTCCAAATAGTCGCAGAAGGAGTAGAAACGATTCAAATTGTAAATACCCTGAACTCCCTTGATTGCAATCTGGGTCAGGGATTTTATTTTAGCAAACCTATAAAGCCGGATAAAATCATGGAATTGTATGATGTTTCCCATTTTTAA
- a CDS encoding ABC transporter substrate-binding protein has product MFFNYHKRHYFFNYILFLFLCINIFCNPSPSVLKMGAHFWIGYEPIFLSENNGSLKKNYIHLIEYTSASKSMRAFRNGTVDLIAITLDEALYLKQFIDQVKVIHIADYSNGADCLLARPGIQSIADLKGKVIGVENTALGAFFLSRILELHSIQLKDIKILSMEINEHEFFYKKKKVDALITYEPVKSKLLKEGAVELFNSSSIPYEIVDVLVVRDDLSYEQRKRVVALLREWEIQRKKIIHLDPETIQAIQKRDNLSEQQVKSSLFAIVFPSSKEVLHSFKDKSFTGKIEKLYYHMKQNKLLSKSINLQSILDPGYLEESLK; this is encoded by the coding sequence ATGTTCTTTAATTATCACAAGCGTCACTATTTTTTTAATTATATATTATTTTTATTCCTCTGTATAAACATTTTTTGCAATCCCAGTCCTTCTGTATTAAAAATGGGAGCTCATTTCTGGATTGGCTATGAACCCATCTTTTTATCTGAAAATAATGGCTCACTTAAAAAAAACTATATTCACCTGATTGAATATACCTCCGCTTCTAAATCGATGAGAGCCTTCCGAAATGGAACCGTAGATCTTATCGCGATTACCCTCGATGAAGCCCTTTACTTAAAACAATTTATCGATCAGGTAAAAGTTATACATATAGCCGATTATTCGAATGGAGCGGATTGCCTCCTGGCCAGACCGGGAATTCAATCCATTGCTGATCTGAAAGGAAAGGTAATTGGAGTCGAAAACACAGCTTTAGGTGCTTTTTTCCTCTCCAGAATCCTGGAATTACATTCTATTCAACTTAAAGATATAAAGATTCTATCGATGGAAATCAATGAGCATGAGTTTTTTTATAAGAAAAAAAAAGTAGATGCTTTAATCACATATGAACCAGTGAAAAGTAAGTTGCTAAAAGAAGGCGCTGTAGAATTATTTAATAGTTCGAGTATTCCTTACGAAATTGTAGATGTACTGGTCGTTAGAGATGATTTAAGTTATGAACAAAGGAAAAGAGTTGTGGCCTTATTGAGAGAATGGGAAATCCAAAGAAAAAAAATTATACACTTAGATCCAGAAACAATACAGGCTATACAAAAGAGAGACAATTTAAGTGAGCAGCAAGTGAAGTCAAGTCTTTTTGCAATAGTTTTTCCATCATCTAAAGAAGTTTTGCATTCATTTAAAGATAAATCCTTTACGGGTAAAATAGAAAAATTATATTATCATATGAAGCAGAATAAACTGTTATCAAAAAGTATAAATTTACAAAGTATTTTGGATCCAGGCTATCTCGAAGAATCTTTAAAATGA